DNA sequence from the Streptomyces sp. MST-110588 genome:
TCGCTGTGGGAAACCAAGGAGTCCACCGACAACGCGCTCAACGCGCTCGTGGGCCGGACCAGGGCGTCCGTACTGGAGACGCTGACCAGCAGTTGCACGACCACCGAGGTCGGCGAGCGGGTGGGCATCTCCTCGGCGGCGGCCAGCCAGCACACCTCCGTGCTGCGCGCGGCCGGACTGATCACCACCCTGCGCACCTTCAACAAGGTCCAGCACACCATCACCCCCCTCGGCGGCGCCCTGTTGCACGGAGACTCCTCCGGGCGCTTCTGACGGCCCCCACCGCCACGCGCGCCATGCCTCCGCACGTCCCCGCGCCCCGGCGCGACCACGCATTCCGGCATGAAGCTGCCGTGCGTGTTCGTGTCGGGGCCTTTCCGCGTTCAGAAAGCCGGGAATACCTCCCGGTCGCTCCGCCGTATCAGCATGATTTGCCGTACGAGTGCGTTTTGCCGTACGAGCGCGTACGGACGTCCGATGACCTGCCGCACAACCCCACCCCGTCGCCGGTCGAATCGGTGCCGGAATGCCGAAGCCCCGGAATGCCGAACAGCGAAACAACTTTGATTAACTTTAGATGGTCATCCGGTGACGGCGACAACGGGTTAAAGCTGTGAGCTGTCTCACATCTGGAGGTACTGAAAAGCCTTGCGAATCCACCGCCTATTGCGCGGGGCGGTTCCGGCGCAGGTGAGCAGCTATTCATTGATGCCGAGGCGGGCGGTGGGCCCGTCATCTTTCGTCCGGGATTAACATAATCCGGTTGCGGTTCTGCCGCGTACCGAATGGGCAGGTGACGCCGGCCGGGGAAACGGTCCGGAAACCCCACGGAAAAGCGTGGGCGCCACCGGGCCGTAAGCCGGTGGCGCCCACGCGGGGATTTCATCGTCCGCTCAGCCGCCGATGCTCCAGCTCGGCGTGGCGTCCACTCCGGCGAGCACGGCCAGCAGAATGAGGTCCACCGCGCCGAGGGCCATGCCCAGGACGGCACGGCCGCGGCGGCCGGTGCCGCGGGCCAGCGCCAGCCCGCCGAGCACGAGCGCGCACGGGCCGAGAACGACGTTGAAGATCACGGTCCCGACGAGGCCGAGGACGAAGGACGTCACGGCCATTCTGTCGGCGTGGATCCGGCCGGCGTTCCGCGCGTCGTTCCGTGCGTCGTTCCGTGCGTCACGGGACGAGGGGCGGGTGCGGGAGGTGAGCGTGGTCATCGCGACGCCCCCTCACCGGTGTGACGGCGTTCGCGGACGAAGAAGACGACCAGCCACAGGACCACGGCCGCCGCCGCGAGAAGCGTGACGGGGACGGGGAGGTGTGCCGCGGTGCCCAGAAGAACCCCGAACAGGAGGAGGGCTGCGACGAGGAAAAGCATGATCCGCCTTTCTCACTCGTTGGACAGTGGACTGTCGTTCACTCCCGTGCGGGTACCCGGTGGCCGTGGGACCTATGTGGCATACCTGGCCGTCGCCCGCCGGTGCCCTCGGCCCGCCGGTCGTCAGCCCGCCGGCGCCGACGGCTGTACGGCCGACGGCAAGGCCGCCGACGGTGACGGCACCGCCGCCGTGGCGGCCTCCGGTGTGCCGGGCGGCGCGGTCGGCGGCGTCGGGGCCGTCGGTACGGGCTGCGGCGACGCGGTGGCCGTACCCGGCGCGGTGGCGGTGCCCGGCGCGGTGGGCGTGGCCGACGGCGACGGGGAGGCGTCGCCGGGCGCGGTGACCCGTACGCGGTAGTTGCCGGCGGCGTCCTTCTCCAGCACGGTGACCGTCGTCCCGTTGCGCGAGTCGGTGAAGGACTGGCCCGGCCGCATGGTGGCGTCGCTCAGCTCCGCGTCGACGTTCCGGTCCCCGGTGTGGCAGCCGCCGCTGCGGGGGGTGGCGTCCAGGACGCGGACGGGCCCCTGTCCGGACGGCAGGGTGGTGAACACCTGGGAGGCCAGCACCCCGGGGCGGCAGACCGCCGGGTCCAGCGGGCCGCGCTCCCGGGCCTCCAGTACGAAGGCGTTGTGCGGGGAGAGGGGAATCACCACGATCTTGGTGCCGCCCGGGGTGTGGAGGGGCGTGAGGGTGTGCTCGGAGACGGCCTTGGCCTTGTTCACACAGTCGACCTGGCCGGCGTCGAGCCAGCCGAGCTTCCACTTGTGCCAGCCCATGAGGTCGTTGGTGGGCCCCCAGTCCTCGGCCATCAGGTCCCAGTGCCCGACCGGCGCCGGCGCGCGCCGCCCGTCGGTGTAGTACAGGTCGGGCAGCCCGAAGATGTGGCCGTTCTCGTGGTTGACCACCCGGAAGGCGCTGTCGCCGGTCTGCCGGCTCCAGATGAAGGAGACGTTGCGGAAGGGCACGCCGTCGGCGGTGGGCACCAGCTTGCCGCCGGAGAAGGTGGAGGACAGCACGGACTCCGTCGCGGGTGGTCCCGCGTTGGGTGTGACCAGGACGTTGACCAGGTCGTACGAGCGGAAGTCGACCTCGCCGTCCACCGCGCGCACCAGGTCCCGCGAGAGCGCGTGGTACCCGGCGTCGGAGGCGGGGTCGTAGGTGGAGCCGCGCTTGATCCCGTACGACGCGAAGGTGTGGGGCATGCGGATCCACTTGAGCAGCGGCGTCGAGCGGTAGTCCAGGCTGCCGTAGGAACTGGTCCGGAAGAAGTCCGCCACGGCCGGGAAGAACTCCCCGTAGCGCGCCTGCGGGGTGATGGCGGCGGCGGCGTCGGGGAAGTCGACGAGCAGGGTGAGGGCCTTGACCGTACCGCTGGACCTGGCGAAGCCGGCCGGGGTCACCGTGGACTCGTTGGCGCCCGCGGGCGCTCCCCCGAGCGCGCAGGGACCGCTCGGGGCCCCCGCGGCGGCCGGTGGCGCGGTGACCGCCGCCCGGGCGCGCGGCGTGGCCAGGGAGACGGTGGCCGCCAGGGCGGCCGTGACGGCTGCGGTGGTCGCCAGGGTGGCGGTTGCCTTCTTCATGGGAATCAGCCTGATCCGACGGCCGGTCAGGTGCGCGCTCAGTTACGGCATATGGATTCTTCGGGCGGCACCGCGCGCGTTGGGCGTGAATCTGATGGCCCCTCACATAACCTGGGGAGTGCGGTCCGGCGGTACGTGACGTCCGCGTACGGTCAACTGGTGCGGCGTGCGCGCGGGTTGGCGTCGGGCCGCCGCGCCGTGCGCGTGACGGCCTCGTGGCGGGCCGCAGTCACCGTCACGGCCGCCGCGCCCCCGCTGTCCGCGCCCCTGTCCCCGCTGCCCGCGCCGCGCCCCTCCCGTGCGCGGTTGCGCCCCCGCGCGTCCCTCCCGTACGACGAGCCGCACCCCCGCCCGCGTCTTTGCCCGCATCCTCCCCGTCCGCAAGACGAGTGGCGCAGGTCACATCGCCACGCGAAATAACCGGGGACCTTCTCCCCGTTTCACCAGGCGTCCGCACGAAGTGGGGAATCACTCCCCGCTTCACGACGCGCCCCGACGACCCGGGCGTACGGACGCCGTCGGAACCAGGACCTGATGCGAGAGGAGCGTGTCGAGGTGGCCACCACCACATCGAAGATGCCGCAGCCCCGGCTGCGGGCCGACGCCCTGCGCAACAGGGAACGGATCATCGCGGCGGCCCGCGAGATGATGGCCGAGCTGGGGGCGGACGTCCCGCTCGATGAAATCGCTCGACGCGCGGGCGTCGGCAATGCGACGCTCTACCGTCACTTCGTGGACCGCTTCGAGCTGATCCACCACGTCACGCTGTCCGTCATGTCCCGTACCGCGGCCACGGCGGAGTCCGTTCTCGTCGAGGAGTCCGATGCCTTCCAGGCGCTACGGCGCTTCGCCCACGCGGCAGTGGGGGAGCGGATCGGTGCGCTGTGTCCGCTGCTCTCGGACAGCTTCGAGGCCGGCCATCCCGAACTGCTCGCCGCCCGCGAACGTCTGGAGGCGGCCGTCGGGGCGCTGATGGCCGCGGCACGGGAGAGCGGCCGGCTGCGCCCCGACGTCGCCGTCGGTGATCTGATGGTCGCGATCACCCAGCTCACCCGGCCGCTGCCGGGCCACGGCTGTATCGACTTCGACAAGTTCGTCCACCGGCACCTGGAGCTGTTCCTGGACGGTCTGGCGGCGCCGGCCCGTTCGCAACTCCCGGGAGCGGCGGCCACGTTGGCGGACTTCAGACGTCACTGACCTGCCGCTGACACCACCGACGTACCACTGACGGCCCCGGCCGGGGCATCTGCCACCGTCGTCCGACGCCACCGGCCCGTACTTCTGCTCACCCGTACCACCGGCCCCACCCGTCTCACCCAGCCCATAGCCCTCAGCTCACGCCGTAGCCCTCAGCTCAGCTCTATCCCTTGCTCGCCCCTCGGCTTTCGCCCTTCGCACCAGTAGGTGGACCCACCCATGCCTGAAACGTCCTCGTACGTCGATCCCCGGCGCTGGAAAGCGCTCATATTCATCGCCCTCGCCCAGTTGATGGTCGTGCTGGACGCGACGATCGTGAACATCGCGCTGCCCTCCGCCCAGACCGACCTGGGCATCTCCGACGCCAACCGGCAGTGGGTCATCACCGCCTACGCCCTGGCCTTCGGCGGTCTGCTGCTCTTCGGCGGCCGGGTCGCCGACCTGTGGGGCCGCAAGCGCACCTTCGTCATCGGCCTGATCGGCTTCGCCGTCGCCTCCGCGCTCGGCGGCGCCGCCGCCAACGAGGGCATGCTCCTGGGCGCCCGCGCCCTCCAGGGCGTCTTCGGCGCGCTGCTGGCGCCCTCCGCCCTCTCCCTGCTCGCGGTGACGTTCACCGAGGCCCGCGAGCGCGCCAAGGCGTTCGGCATCTTCGGTGCCATCGCCGGTGGCGGTGGCGCGGTCGGCCTGATCCTCGGCGGCGTGCTGACCGAGTACATGAACTGGCGCTGGACCTTCTTCGTCAACATCCCCTTCGCCGTGATCGCGGCGACCGGCGCGCTCATGGTCATCCGTGAGCCCGCGGAGAGCCGCAACCCCTCCCGGCTGGACGTCCCCGGCGTCCTCCTGGCCACCCTCGGCCTGGTCGCGCTGGTGTACGGCTTCACCCGCGCCGAGTCCGACGGCTGGGGCGCCGGCATGACGGTCGGCCTGTTCGTCGCGGCGGCGGTGCTGCTGGGTGCGTTCGTGCTGGTGGAGGCCAAGGTGAAGTCCCCGCTGCTGCCGCTGCGGGTGGTCACCGAGCGCAACCGTGGCGGCGTCTACATGTCGCTGGGCCTGGCCGTGATCGGCATGTTCGGTCTCTTCCTCTTCCTGACCTACTACATGCAGATCGTCAAGGGTTACACCCCGGTCGTCACCGGCCTGGCCTTCCTGCCGATGATCGTCGGCATGATCACCGGCTCGACGCAGATCGGCGCCCGGCTGATGACCCGCGTGCGGCCCCGGCTCCTGATGGCCCCGGGCTTCCTGCTCGCCGCCGTCGGCATGCTGATGCTGACCCGGATCGGCCTGGACACCTCCTACCCGGCGCTGATCCTGCCCGCCTTCCTCCTGCTGGGGCTCGGCATGGGTACGGCGTTCATGCCGGCCATGTCCCTGGCCACGCACGGTGTCCAGCCGCGCGACGCCGGTGTCGCCTCCGCGATGGTCAACACCTCGCAGCAGGTGGGCGGCGCGATCGGCACGGCCCTGCTGAACACCATCGCGGCCAGCGCCACCACCGCGTACGCCACCTCGCACGCGGCCGGCGCCCGCTCCCCGGAGCTGCTCAAGCTCCAGTCGATGGTGCACGGCTACACCAGCGCCAT
Encoded proteins:
- a CDS encoding DUF4190 domain-containing protein, producing MTTLTSRTRPSSRDARNDARNDARNAGRIHADRMAVTSFVLGLVGTVIFNVVLGPCALVLGGLALARGTGRRGRAVLGMALGAVDLILLAVLAGVDATPSWSIGG
- a CDS encoding M6 family metalloprotease domain-containing protein encodes the protein MKKATATLATTAAVTAALAATVSLATPRARAAVTAPPAAAGAPSGPCALGGAPAGANESTVTPAGFARSSGTVKALTLLVDFPDAAAAITPQARYGEFFPAVADFFRTSSYGSLDYRSTPLLKWIRMPHTFASYGIKRGSTYDPASDAGYHALSRDLVRAVDGEVDFRSYDLVNVLVTPNAGPPATESVLSSTFSGGKLVPTADGVPFRNVSFIWSRQTGDSAFRVVNHENGHIFGLPDLYYTDGRRAPAPVGHWDLMAEDWGPTNDLMGWHKWKLGWLDAGQVDCVNKAKAVSEHTLTPLHTPGGTKIVVIPLSPHNAFVLEARERGPLDPAVCRPGVLASQVFTTLPSGQGPVRVLDATPRSGGCHTGDRNVDAELSDATMRPGQSFTDSRNGTTVTVLEKDAAGNYRVRVTAPGDASPSPSATPTAPGTATAPGTATASPQPVPTAPTPPTAPPGTPEAATAAVPSPSAALPSAVQPSAPAG
- a CDS encoding MFS transporter, which encodes MPETSSYVDPRRWKALIFIALAQLMVVLDATIVNIALPSAQTDLGISDANRQWVITAYALAFGGLLLFGGRVADLWGRKRTFVIGLIGFAVASALGGAAANEGMLLGARALQGVFGALLAPSALSLLAVTFTEARERAKAFGIFGAIAGGGGAVGLILGGVLTEYMNWRWTFFVNIPFAVIAATGALMVIREPAESRNPSRLDVPGVLLATLGLVALVYGFTRAESDGWGAGMTVGLFVAAAVLLGAFVLVEAKVKSPLLPLRVVTERNRGGVYMSLGLAVIGMFGLFLFLTYYMQIVKGYTPVVTGLAFLPMIVGMITGSTQIGARLMTRVRPRLLMAPGFLLAAVGMLMLTRIGLDTSYPALILPAFLLLGLGMGTAFMPAMSLATHGVQPRDAGVASAMVNTSQQVGGAIGTALLNTIAASATTAYATSHAAGARSPELLKLQSMVHGYTSAIWWAAGILVVSAALAFTFISTGHQGGPKQVAGSGDGEGAAEDVPVPVMAH
- a CDS encoding TetR/AcrR family transcriptional regulator, whose protein sequence is MREERVEVATTTSKMPQPRLRADALRNRERIIAAAREMMAELGADVPLDEIARRAGVGNATLYRHFVDRFELIHHVTLSVMSRTAATAESVLVEESDAFQALRRFAHAAVGERIGALCPLLSDSFEAGHPELLAARERLEAAVGALMAAARESGRLRPDVAVGDLMVAITQLTRPLPGHGCIDFDKFVHRHLELFLDGLAAPARSQLPGAAATLADFRRH